In Enoplosus armatus isolate fEnoArm2 chromosome 12, fEnoArm2.hap1, whole genome shotgun sequence, the DNA window CCTTGATGTATCAGCATGTGTTGATATCTCGTCATAGTTGTGCTCTTTATTAAGTATAATACTTTCCTTAAAACCCAATGCTGTCTCGTGCATTACTGATAACTGAAAGCTGCTTACTACTACTTTAGTCTGTATCTGCTGTCCAATCAGCACGTAGTCTATATCGCTCTCATTCAGCAGTTAACAGCAGTACAATCATGTTGGTTGAGCCTGGCAGACCTTTGGAGCAGTGGGGAGGAGAGGGCGACCAGCGCTGTGGTGAGCTTATCAGAGGGTCGAAGGGTAAAATCACAGAGCAAAGAAGAGTGTTTCATCAGCACCTGAGTCTGTCTGTGGGAGAGGAACTGACTTGCTCTGACTGTTTTGTGTAAACCCTGAATGGTTAGTGactcactgtttttgttttttttataatgaaatgacaCCTATAGGACAGAGAGGATGGTCACACTCAGTTAGGTTGAATTTATTTGTTCGTTTGTTCTGGTTTGatacataaaacaaaaggcCTGCTTTGTGTGGATCAATGCATGGTGTCAGTGCATACTTATACTGTAAGCCACTGCTCTACTGTACAGTCACAGACCTGAGCACATGATGTAATAGCACTAAGTAGCCTGCAGCGTGTAGTGCCGGGTCACGTCGAATGAGAGCACAAACAATCTGCCCCACAGCAGACTGACTGTGTCCTGATTAGTCATAGTGTAACATTTCTGCCACACGCGTGCCTTCACAGTATGTATTCATGACGGtattttagtgctgaaacaatcaaGTCAGTCAATTATGATCATTTAAGAATTCTTTTAGTCATTTATTAAAGCATTTTTCTTGTGATTTCAGCTcctaaaatgtgaggatttgctgcttttctctgttttatataatttagaactgcaaataatgattatatttgacgattaatcatttagtcaatgaaatgacagaaaattggggaaaatgtcacaatttcccagattCTTAAGTGATGTCttcacattaaacattttgtccaaccagtccaaagatgttcagtttgcTATGATGTAAAAGAGAAGAGCATTTGAGACGCTGGAACAAGAGATTGTTTGGAGTTTTTGCTTGttcatcaaaatgaataaatgtcctcacaatcaaccaatcaattaatcaactaattgtttcagctcttatattgtgtatttttttccttttatgttttattattaagaCATCAGTTTGGGCTCTGgtaaattgtgatgggcattttgaCAATTTTTTGTCATTAGTTAAAAAAGAGCAACAAGAGTTTGAAGACATACAGAGTGGCTCTGATTAAGTCAATAACACCcagaacaaatgacaaaatcattttattggAGAAAGGAAAGTGGTTGTGATCAATGGCATGCAAATTGAATAGTAATGTCAATGTCTAAGTTTCAGGCAGTTTGGCATTCAAACAATAGGGCTGACGGTGACAAAGGCAGTGATGAAATCAAGAGGTGAAAACACAGTATTAAGTTGAAGTGAAATAAGCCCTACATGACTTAACACTGTGTATGTCTGTATCTATCTGCAGTGGCATGGCACCGTCGGAGGACAGTGTGAGTGCCTGGAGCTGTAAGGAGGTGGCCCAGTGGCTGCAGGAAGAAGGTTTTGGGGAGTATGTGGAGTTATTGTGCACACAGCACCGCCTGGATGGCCCCAGCCTGCTGGCTCTGACTGAGGCCGACCTGCGTGGGCCTCCGCTGGGCCtcactgtgctgggagacatCAAGAGGCTGACCATAGCCCTCTGCCGGCTCCAGAGACAGAACCAGGCCCAACTGGAGGAGCTTGGTCTCCGGCCTACAGACGGTCTCCCTGCTGGGCTCTTGCTGGGCACCACAGGGGTCGAGTGGAGCTGTGATGGAGCCGTCAGGAGGTATAACGGAGGTGACCGCTCATGTAACGGGACTGAGCTGCGGATGAGGAACAGTGATAGATCTGGATACGGTTCAGGAGCGGCTCTGTGTCATACACACTCCAACGGGAGGTGTAGGCAGCACCTGGCTGGTCGATTGGACCCAGAGGTGTGGAAGACGATCATCAGTTCCTTAtatgtcttttctgtgtttggatTCACATCTTTTGTCATGGTCATCGTACATGAACGTGTCCCAGACACAAGGACATACCCACCACTGCCTGACATATTTCTGGACAGGTATAAATGCATGTATCCAGTGCATGTTGAGCAACTCCTCACACTCCACGGTTCATGTACACATTCTCCTGCACTCATATCTAATCTACACAGCTGATACACATGTTTCTGTTCTCTGACAGTGTTCCCAGAATCCCTTGGGCTTTTGCAATGGCTGAAGCCTGTGGCCTCATCCTGTGTTACATGTTCCTGTTGATCCTGCTCCTTCACAAACACAGGTAGTCCAGCTATTCCCATCACTGTTACACTGTGTTATAATGATATGCACAAATCGACCACATCATTGCTAAAATACATGGTATTTGTAATGAAGTGTTGGGCAAGGAATGAATTGTGAATGTTTGTCTCTATTTCAGGTCCATTCTCTTCAGACGGCTCTGTTCTTTGATGGGAACTGTGTTTTTGCTCCGCTGTTGCACCATGTTTGTCACCTCGCTCTCTGTGCCTGGGCAGCACCTGAAGTGTGCCAGTAAGGTGGGAAGCACCCATGAGATTATGAGCAGATTAGATAGAGTTTGCCATTTTTCAGGTCTGGAGTGGCCTGTAATTCTCCTTGCTGTTGACGGTGTCACAGTGTTATTCTTGACTCAGCATCCCCGCTATGATGACTGATGAACAGCTGCCACTGCGATTCACAGCACGACTGACAACTGGTGTCTTTTGTTCCCTCAGACGTACGGTGATACCTTGGGAAAGATACAGAGGGCGCTAGCGATCTGGAGTGGATTTGGGATGACTCTGACAGGCGTCCAAACGTGTGGAGACTACATGTTCAGTGGACACACTGTTGTCATCACACTGCTCAACTTTTTTGTGACTGAATGTGAGTGTTAATACTTTTGTCTGCCTTCAACCACAGAATGTATGACTTTAGAGCATGTGTGACATTTTGTTAAAGGATAAaacattattctatatttttacCAGCCACAACAGCATGTGAATGGGTGTTTGTTGTCTGTTAAGGtagaaaagcactatataagtgTAGTCCATTAACCATTTACCATAGCAGGTGTGGCTACACAAgtaatacttgttagtaggattagttcactgttggttttggacttttcatgggatttgttgacaatatgaGGAATACAGAATATCACTAGATGTATCCTTAaatgatttctttcatttgcagACACTCCACGAACCTGGAATCTGATTCACACCATCTCCTGGGTGTTAAACCTGTTTGGGATTTTCTTCATTCTGGCAGCTCACGAGCACTACTCCATTGATGTGTTCATCGCCTTCTACATCACCACCCGCCTCTTCCTCTACTACCACACGTTAGCCAACACCCGCGCGTACCAGCATAGCCGGAGGGCGCGCATTTGGTTCCCGATGTTCTCCTTCTTTGAGTGCAATGTGAATGGACCTGTCCCCAACCAGTATCACTGGCCCTTCAACAAACCTGCTTTCATGAAAACTCTGATTGGATAGAGTTTCAAAGATCAGCGGCTGCAATGTGCATGGACTGTAATGTCAAAGCCTGAATAAGAAACTTTTTACTTGAGATGCTGCTTCTTATGTTTGGATGGTTATAAGTTTATTACGTGGGAGTTTTTCCCCTCATTTGTTTAAATGGATGATCTTTATTTTATCAGCTTATCTTGTgttcaaaggaatagtttgacaatttggggaatatgcttatttgcttttttgccaaAAGTTGAACGAGAAGATTAACACCACTCTCTACTGCCAgtttatcttagcttagcatgaagactggaaatggggggaaCTAGACTGGTTCTGTTTGAGGGTAGAAAATCCACCGTAtgtaccagcacctctaaagctaactaaaatataatataatatgtgatGACAAGACTGCTCCCATACagtacctttggacagagtcaggctagctgtttatgctaagctaagctaaccaactgctgGCAGTGGCTTCATATAAAGCATACCGACATGAGAAttgtatcgatcttctcatctaactcttacCAAGAAAGCGAAtcagtgtatttcccaaaatgctgcaCAACTCCTTAAAATCTTATTGCACACTGtcaagtaaaacaaagaaattatgtttattatggGCCCTAAAAGCTGCTGGTACAAATTGTTTTCTTGGAGatttatttaccttttaaaTAATCTTTAAACTTAATTAATTCATGTTCCACTTTTTGGGATGTTTAAGGTTCACTAATGGTTTGGGTTGTTGGTCTCACTCAGTGTTTACAGTAGAGAACtgatcagacttcacacagctgtaATGCTGGTTGATTCTGTAGTTGTCACTTTTTGGGGAGTCGTTGTGGTGACACATCACATGCTTCGCTGGCAAGAGATTTGACACCTGTTTGATTACCAAAGGAGCAATcgtttcttttttctgtgcaACAGGAAAAACACTTCTTCTATGTTGAAAGAGCTCTGTTTCAgtcactgtttctttttcatttacacTTTATGAAGTGAACTCTACAGCTTTGGTGTAGTTGATAATGTCACCATTGGGATGTGTGCGTATGGTGTCCTACATTCACAGATAAACTCCAAACCAAATATCTGAAcatttattgtaatgttttattttgtaatatcaGGCCTTTGTATGATTATTTCTCTATCCTAATTTTATACTGTGTTAtagttttctattttttaaagattgttaattatgtaatgtaatgaaatgaaatgagtttTCCTCTGTTGCACAGTACAGGACCTTTTGTCATTACAGCTGTTGACAAGCAGCAGTTATAAAAGTATATTGTTTACTATATCCTGGTTGATCCAAACTATATCTTTTTAATAATTGTTTACAATTTGTGGCTTTATCTGCAATGCAAGTAATCTATCTTTGCCTTTGGGCTCAGCAATAAAAGTTTACAGATAAGGaaaacagtttttatatttcagacTGACTGTTTACTTGGCTGCTTTTTCACTaatatgtttctttttgcaGTTGAATAAAGTGgattataaatattattagaAATCCAGTTTTCTTGTGAGTTAGTAGAAAGATCATACAGTTTCTTTCTCGGGTGAAAATGTCAATCATGTGATTCAGCAAGGAGTGCCTTATTAAACAATATCGGCATAATCTACAAGTCTGCTAATCTTCCCCACCTTAAAACAAATATCTGATGACAGTCACATCACTGTTCAAATATTATCAAAGAAGATATGCAGGGGTGCACACCTTAATATAAAGCCCTCATTGGAGACTTCTCACACACATCAGCTTCCTTTTGACCAGATCACATCTGAGGATGGTACGTATTTTAAACTTTACAATTAGGGAAGCGATTAACATGTAGAgcttggaaataaaaaaactgtCATTCTTTATGGAGACTATGGAAACAGCAATATAAATTTAGATGTGGATAGAAATATTAGACTTTGAGTGttatttatatactttatattttactgccaaaatgtaagtaaaatgtacatgtaaaagTGTCATTTTGCATAATACTGGATCCTTTGGAATGATGACAAAACACCTAAAAATATACATGAAAATAGCTATAATGCGAAAATCTTCTAACACTATAAATCCTGTTTTAGTCCCTTTCACGTGATGATTAGCTGTCGTTTGTGTGACCATTATGATAAGAATGGCATGAATAAAACCTACCCGCTTCCTTTCAATGTTTAGGAGAGCTTGGATGTTTTCGATTAAGTGCATAAATACGCAGCAGAGACTATAAAAcgtgtcttttatttttctatcagGCTTCTCTCCATGTGTTTGGTTGTCTGCTTGGACTGGTTGTCCTGTGTCACTCTCACTGCTTCTTCCAGGAGTTGGTGATCAAAGATTTGAAAAGCCTTCCAAAAGGTGAGATGAAGTGATTACAACTGGAGGAGAAACAATATAACAGCAGTGTAGCAGCTGCCAGCTCACTCAAAAGTTATCAGAACCACACCTATGCACACGTCGATACACAGATTACACTTGATAAGAGGCTCCTCTGaactgtggttttatttttttacacttaGGGTGTGTGGATGAGGATGGAAAGCATCATGATTTTGGCTCTGAATGGGTGAGTGACTGCATGGACTGCTCTTGTACGATGGAGGGCTTGAGCTGCTGTAGCAGGTAAGATTTATTACATTACacgtttcattttcaaacaatccTCTCTGAGGGACTGTACAGAAATtattggggtgggggggctaaACCATATGTTTCACTAAAAgcattattcatattttatttattttttcaccaagaaaaaacacccacacCCCAATACCTTAAAATAATATTTGGGTTACATTGGGATAACTCAGGAAGAATGGACTATAATGTATGTGTGGTCAGATTGCCGTGGATTGAAGAACACATGAAGAACACATGCACTGATGAACTGATCGTGATTATTCCACACTACAAACTGTAACCTCCAAAACCTAGTGTTACAAATGTCAGTGGTTAATAAAACAAGTTGGCAACATGTGATGCTGAGCTTggattatattaatattatatttactgATTCTGCTTACTGTAATTATCCAGGGAGCACAAAGCTAGTGAAAAACTGAGAAATAATATTCAATCTGTAACAAATAAAAGATCTAGATCTATCTAGATCAATTACcttcgacccccccccccccccccccccatatccCTAAtactttttgtacagttttatgCAAAACCATTTTAAGAAGACCAtttgatttctcttttcttcttgaaATAACATTCTTTCTAATTGGAGTGTGAGCTGGTTGTCAATAAGGAGGCCTGCTCTGTCAAGGTGGTGCAGAAGTCAGACAAGACAAAAGAGTGTAACCCTATCTGAACACACTACAAAATGACCTCTATATGTCAGGGACAACTGAAGTCCAAACTGGCAATAggtcttttttatgtttttatgtttcatatttcatcaaCTTGATGGTGtgtacataaaatacataaagatCACAAACAAAGATTAATCAGCATTTCTCTATGTCTTACTTGTTATGTTTTAAATTTCACTGACAATAAAGTCAAAACCTAAAACCTGCTCCAACTCTGTTTCTTCCTTCCTGCTCTGCGTCTGAATGACAGCACTTACAGTGACAGCACTTACAGCAGGTGTCATTTTCAGGATGTAATTGAATGAATCCACcactgtgtgacagcagagCTCAGTGCTCAGAGGGTCTCTGGCACCCAAAGGGTTCTAACAGCCCAATAATAGGGGTGCTTCCCTCGAAGCCACTGTCTCTGGCAGAAACGTTCTGCTTGTTGAGATGCTCAGCTCCGTCTCCAACTCTCATCTCTGTGGATTCACACCTGTTCAGAGTGTTGTTTTCGTCTTGGCTTCACAGAGACTCTCCACACAGCCACCAcgtgagtgttttatttttacacacaatGATGATCTTTGTAAAAGAAAGTCTCTTTTAGTTAATCAGTTCTAAATGTAtgcttctgttgtgttgtttctccaGTGTCATCTTGTAGCTTAGTGTCCAGAGATATGCAGATGTGCTGAATGTCTCTAACATTGCATTCAAACAATAACAGTCTACAAGAGGCATCTGAGAATGTGCATCCAATTTCAGCAGGAAAACTGGAAATAAATGAGAGATCAGgagaaaaataacatatttatatataatatatacctgctgtgcattaatgtgtcattttctgtttggaaATGTGGAGAAAACCCATCTCATGCCAGTATTTGTAATGATAATTACTGTGAGGTTTCACCCACAATCCTTGACACCCCCTGCAGAGAATAATGAGGCTTAGGTCATCATCTCAGGTTGCACTACAGTGCCTGCTGCCTGTTATCCTCCACATGCAGGAAggcagaaggaaaagaaaattgtTTCTGAATAGCCCTATTGACCGAGCATGTGTATGGAAGCAAATTAATTCACAACAGTGAATTCTAGTAAGTGGTAATATTCACCGGTGGTCTGGTGTAAAGATGTAATAAAAAGGGggaattcatttttaaaaatgaaataagagaAAAGCAACACTATTAATACAGTAAGCATCTTTTAAgatacacattttatatgaatAGATATGAATCAGGGACTGCACAGAGGGGAATCTAGAGGTTGGGCTTCTTTCTTCTATTCTTTGTTTATCTGTCAAGCACATATGTGCAAGCTGTCTCCttgtgattttcattttcacacacatttatttacagtataattCATTACATgttaaaaagcatttaaaatctCACCCACAGACCgttacatttttgtcaaactCATGAACTTtccaaacataaaataaataaaatattttacgATGAATTAAAAGGGAGCTTGTATAAAATGCAATGGGACAGTCATAACACCATCTTACATGATGTTGCTTCAGAGAATCTTTTGCAGATAAAGACATTTAAGAGAACCATTGATGGCAATGTAAGT includes these proteins:
- the msmb gene encoding beta-microseminoprotein, with amino-acid sequence MASLHVFGCLLGLVVLCHSHCFFQELVIKDLKSLPKGCVDEDGKHHDFGSEWVSDCMDCSCTMEGLSCCSRLPWIEEHMKNTCTDELICELVVNKEACSVKVVQKSDKTKECNPI